A window of the Bufo gargarizans isolate SCDJY-AF-19 chromosome 1, ASM1485885v1, whole genome shotgun sequence genome harbors these coding sequences:
- the LOC122924829 gene encoding elongation factor 2-like, which translates to MVNFTVDQIRAIMDKKSNIRNMSVIAHVDHGKSTLTDSLVCKAGIIASSRAGETRFTDTRKDEQERCITIKSTAISLYYELYENDLAFIKQCKDGSGFLINLIDSPGHVDFSSEVTAALRVTDGALVVVDCVSGVCVQTETVLRQAIAERIKPVLMMNKMDRALLELQLEPEELFLTFQRIVENVNVIISTYGEGETGPMGNIMIDPVIGTVGFGSGLHGWAFTLKQFAEMYVAKFASKGEKAQPTPTERSKKVEDMMKKLWGDKYFDPATGKFSKSATNADGKKLPRTFSQLILDPIFKIFDAIMNFKKDETAKLVEKLDIKLDAEDRDKEGKPLLKAVMRRWLPAGDALLQMITIHLPSPVTAQKYRCELLYEGPPDDEAAMGVKNCDPKAPLMMYISKMVPTSDKGRFYAFGRVFSGIVSTGQKVRIMGPNYTPGKKEDLYLKPIQRTILMMGRYVEPIEDVPCGNIVGLVGVDQFLVKTGTISTFEHAHNMRVMKFSVSPVVRVAVEAKNPADLPKLVEGLKRLAKSDPMVQCIIEESGEHIIAGAGELHLEICLKDLEEDHACIPIKKSDPVVSYRETVSDQSNQLCLSKSPNKHNRLYMKARPLPDGLAEDIDKGDVSSRQELKLRARYLAEKYEWDVAEARKIWCFGPDGTGPNILVDVTKGVQYLNEIKDSVVAGFQWATKEGVLCEENMRGARFDIHDVTLHADAIHRGGGQIIPTARRVLYAAAITAQPRIMEPIYLVEIQCPEQVVGGIYGVLNRKRGHVFEESHVAGTPMFVVKAYLPVNESFGFTADLRSNTGGQAFPQCVFDHWQILHGDPFDPTSRPSQVVAETRKRKGLKEGVPPLDNFLDKL; encoded by the exons ATG GTGAACTTCACAGTAGACCAGATCCGAGCGATCATGGACAAAAAGTCCAACATCAGGAACATGTCTGTCATTGCTCATGTTGACCATGGCAAATCCACCCTTACTGATTCTTTGGTGTGTAAAGCCGGAATCATCGCTTCTTCCAGAGCCGGAGAAACGCGATTCACAGACACGCGCAAAGACGAACAGGAACGCTGCATCACCATCAAGTCCAC GGCGATTTCGCTGTACTACGAGCTCTATGAGAACGACTTGGCTTTTATCAAGCAATGCAAGGATGGCTCTGGTTTCCTTATAAACTTGATTGACTCCCCCGGGCATGTAGACTTTTCATCAGAAGTGACGGCCGCCCTCCGCGTTACAGACGGGGCACTTGTAGTTGTCGACTGTGTATcag GTGTCTGCGTCCAGACGGAGACAGTTCTGCGACAAGCAATTGCTGAACGGATCAAACCGGTTCTCATGATGAACAAAATGGACCGAGCGCTGCTGGAGCTTCAGCTGGAACCTGAGGAGTTATTCCTGACCTTCCAGAGGATAGTGGAGAACGTCAACGTCATCATCTCTACCTACGGGGAGGGAGAAACCGGCCCCATGGGCAACATTATG ATTGACCCTGTGATTGGCACAGTCGGTTTTGGGTCGGGCCTGCACGGTTGGGCCTTCACCCTCAAGCAGTTTGCAGAGATGTATGTTGCCAAGTTTGCATCCAAAGGAGAGAAGGCTCAGCCAACTCCAACTGAGCGATCAAAGAAAGTAGAAGACATGATGAAGAAATTATGGGGAGACAA GTATTTTGATCCGGCCACTGGCAAATTCAGCAAATCTGCGACCAACGCTGATGGAAAGAAGCTGCCGCGTACATTCAGCCAGCTCATACTGGACCCCATCTTTAAG ATATTTGATGCCATCATGAACTTCAAAAAAGATGAGACTGCCAAACTGGTTGAGAAACTGGACATCAAGTTGGACGCGGAGGACCGGGACAAGGAAGGAAAGCCACTCCTTAAG GCAGTGATGAGGCGTTGGCTACCGGCTGGTGACGCCTTGTTGCAGATGATCACCATCCACCTGCCTTCCCCTGTCACGGCGCAGAAATACCGCTGTGAGCTGCTGTACGAGGGGCCACCTGATGATGAAGCTGCTATGG GTGTGAAAAACTGTGACCCCAAAGCCCCCCTGATGATGTACATCTCCAAGATGGTGCCCACATCTGATAAAGGACGGTTCTATGCCTTCGGTCGTGTCTTTTCTGGAATTGTGTCAACTGGACAGAAAGTGCGAATTATGGGTCCCAACTACACTCCAGGGAAGAAGGAAGATCTTTACTTGAAGCCTATTCAGAG GACTATCCTTATGATGGGGCGTTACGTAGAGCCCATTGAAGATGTGCCCTGTGGCAATATAGTCGGTCTTGTTGGCGTTGACCAGTTCCTGGTGAAGACTggaacaatttccacctttgagCACGCCCACAACATGAGAGTGATGAAGTTCAGCGTTAGTCCTGTCGTACGTGTCGCTGTGGAGGCAAAGAATCCTGCGGACCTCCCGAAACTGGTGGAGGGCTTGAAACGTCTGGCCAAGTCTGATCCTATGGTCCAG tgtataattgaagaatcgggagAGCACATCATTGCAGGAGCCGGGGAGTTACATCTAGAAATCTGCCTTAAAGACCTTGAAGAAGATCATGCCTGTATCCCCATCAAG AAATCGGACCCTGTTGTGTCGTACAGGGAGACTGTGAGTGACCAATCCAACCAGCTCTGCTTGTCCAAATCTCCCAACAAGCACAACCGTCTGTACATGAAGGCCCGGCCCTTACCCGACGGCCTGGCTGAAGACATCGACAAGGGTGACGTCAGTTCCAGGCAGGAATTGAAGCTGCGCGCCCGTTACTTGGCAGAGAAGTACGAGTGGGATGTGGCAGAGGCCAGAAAGATCTGGTGTTTCGGTCCCGATGGAACTGGGCCAAACATCCTGGTTGACGTCACTAAAGGAGTCCAGTACCTCAATGAGATCAAGGACAGCGTTGTGGCAGGATTCCAGTGGGCTACCAAGGAG GGAGTCCTGTGCGAAGAGAACATGAGAGGCGCCAGATTCGACATCCATGATGTCACACTGCATGCTGATGCAATTCATCGTGGAGGTGGACAGATCATCCCCACTGCTAGGAGAGTGCTGTATGCTGCTGCCATCACAGCCCAACCCAGGATAATGGAGCCAATCTATCTGGTGGAGATTCAG TGCCCAGAGCAGGTGGTCGGCGGCATCTATGGTGTACTGAACAGGAAGCGTGGACATGTCTTCGAGGAGTCTCATGTGGCTGGAACACCCATGTTTGTAGTGAAGGCCTACTTACCTGTCAATGAATCCTTTG GTTTTACTGCTGACCTCAGGTCCAACACTGGAGGTCAGGCCTTCCCACAATGTGTATTTGACCACTGGCAGATCCTGCACGGAGATCCATTTGACCCCACTTCTCGCCCCTCCCAAGTGGTGGCAGAAACCAGGAAACGTAAAGGTTTGAAGGAAGGAGTCCCACCCCTAGATAACTTCTTAGACAAATTGTAA